The genomic stretch GAACAGGCGGTTGTTTTCCGGCAGAGCGAGTCCGTGGGCGCGGGCGCGACGCAGCAGGTAACCGGTGATGTAGTCGATTTCCGTATGACGCTGCGCCAGCACGTCCTGACGCATTGACGATGTGTTGGCCGCCGTGTTCTGAATGATTTGATTCACATAAAGCAGCAGGCTTTCCGACGAGGTATGGAATCCTTCACGGTCCATGACCAGCGCCACTTCCTGGCAGAGTACGGCTATTTTTTCCGGATAAGCCTGTAACTCGCCGTTGGTGCACTGGTACTGCACGGTCAGCGGATTGATGACGCAATTAGCGGCCAGTTTGAGCCAGCAGGTTGCCGCAATATGAGTGTGCCAGGCAACGTCAGGCAGTGCCTGATGCAGCGTTTCAGCCAACTGGCTTTGTTCTTCTTCGCGGTGTGTGGTACGACCAAGCGAACCGATGTGGGTTACGCCAGCCGCGACGTGTACCACTGTTGAGACGTCACGCCGTGCAGCATGCGTGGTGACGCCTAACAATAAAGGCTGGCTGATTGACGGCAGTTCTTCCCAGGTGCCCATGCCGTTATGCAACAATAAAATAGTACAGTCTGGGCGTAGCCGAGGGAGTAGCGTGACAAGTGCATCGGAGACTTGCCATGCCTTTAGCGTGACCAGCAGTAATTCACTTTGCGCCAGATGTTCTGCGTTGTTGGCTGTCAGATTAAGGTTACAACGCTCACCGCTGAGCATCGTAACGTTAATCTGGCAGGAGACTTGCGGAATGCGCAACCACCCTTGTACATCATGCCCTTGCCGATGTAACGCATTAAGCCAGAGTTGACCGATGGCGCCACAGCCAAGAACGGTAATTTTCATCCACACTTTCCTTTATCGGGCCAGCTTGTATCTGTCGGCCTATCATCTTTCTAACCTATCATAAAGTATTCTGCTGCCGTCTGCCGCTGCTTGTCGCCACGAAGGCGGTAAGGTCGGTGAAGTTTGCTTATTGGGCGTGAGCGGTTATCATGCTCGGCAGCTATTGTCAGGAGAAAAAATTATGCCATCTTTCGATATTGTTTCGGAAATCGATATGCAGGAAGTCCGCAATGCGGTGGAAAACGCGACCCGTGAGCTGGGTACCCGCTGGGATTTTCGCAATGTGCCTGCCAGCTTTGAGCTGAATGAAAAAGCACAAACCATCAAGGCGACCAGTGAATCAGATTTTCAGGTTAAGCAATTAATTGAAATCATAAGGGAAAAGCTGGCAAAACGCGGAATTGAGGGCGGTTCGCTGGATATCCCTGAAGACATGGAACACAGTGGTAAAACCTACAGTGTGGAAGCGAAGCTCAAGCAAGGTATTGAAACTACGCTGGCGAAGAAAATCGTTAAACTGATTAAAGACAGCAAGCTCAAAGTGCAGGCTCAGATCCAGGGCGAACAGGTCCGCGTTACCGGGAAATCCCGCGATGATCTGCAAGGTGTGATTGCGCTGATACGTGGTGCTGATTTGGGGCAACCCTTCCAGTTTAACAACTTCCGCGATTAAACCGGCTGCTGTTCAGGCAGTGATATGCTAAATATGCAAAGGCACCGAAATGGTGCCTTTGGTTTTTCAATCGATGAGGTGTTTGGGGTGACCTCGTTGACGTCGTGACGGTGGTGCTTCTACGGGCAGTTAGCCTCTCAGGCTAGCTTAGCCGTCTGACCGACTAGCTGTTCCAACTGCTGTCGATTGGTTTTGCTGCGATCAATTTTCACATAGGCGCTGAGTTCGTCCGGTACGATCACCACATCTGCTACACCAGGATGCTGTTGCAGTTTATCGGACAGTTTATTATCCCGTAGTGCTTCATCCGGTAGGGTAATGCGCAGGCTACTCAGATACGGTGGTTCCTGCATGGTGACGCTGACCAATAACCAGACAACCCCCAACAATGCACCCGCACTGAACACCAGTGAGGCGCCATGCAGGTCATACAGCGCGCCGCCAAGACTACCGCCAATCGCCACCCCCATAAATTGGGTGGTGGAGTAAACCCCCATGGCAGTACCTTTGTAGCCTGCTGGCGACTCTTTGCTGATAAGGGATGGCAGCAATGCTTCCATGACATTGAAGCCCAGAAAGAACAACTGAATGCCGATAAAGAGTTGCCACAGCGCATGGTTGCCGGCTTGCAGCAAAACCAGCTCTGCGGCAATGATTATCATCACGCAAACAATGAACACCTGCTTCATGCGGCGTTTTACTTCTGCGTAGATGACGAATGGCACCACAGCAGCGAACGATATCAGCATCGTGGTCAGATAGACTTTCCAGTGGTCCTGCGGTGCCAGACCTGCTTGCTCCATGACTCTCGGTAAAGCGACAAAGCTCGACATCAGTAGAATGTGCAGGCACATGATGCTGAAGTTGAGTTTTAGCAAGCGAGGGTTGGCCAGCACTTTGGCGACACCGCCACGCACGATGGCCGACTCACGGTTAAGCACATGGGAAGGGGCAGAGGGAATGACTGCCAGCGTGATGGCGATAGCCAGCAGCGCCAGCAGCGCAATTCCCCAAAACAGCGCATTCAGCCCCAACGCATGGGTAACAATTGGGCCGACTACCATGGCGATAGCAAACGTAATGCCGAAGCTGACACCAATAAACGCCATAGCTTTGGTGCGGTTTTGTTCACGTGTTAAGTCTGACAGCAGCGCCATGACCGCAGCCGAAATCGCCCCGGAGCCCTGCAAAGCACGACCCAGAATTATCCCCCAAATGGAATGGCTGAGTGCGGCGATGACACTACCCAGCACAAATATCAGTAAGCCGCCAACAATGAGCGGTTTGCGACCAATACGGTCAGACATGAGCCCGAATGGGATTTGAAAAATCGCCTGCATCAAGCCATAAATGCCGATGGCAATGCCAATCAGTGACTCGCTGGCGCCTTGCAGAGCCATACCGTAGGTGGTGAGTACCGGGAGCACCATAAACATGCCGAGCATGCGAAGTGAAAAAACCAGACCCAGTCCCCATGTTGCCCGCTGTTCAATCGGGGTCATGCGATTATCGTTCATTGCTACCTCTGATATTTTATCAGCGCTATTTTAGTGTCCGTGCCAGAAGGCGTAAACGACGGGTTTGTTTCCGTATTTGGCAAAGCAGGGGAGGGGAGATAAAAAAACAGACGGGCAAGCCCGTCTGTCTGGTCGTATAGACTGATGAAATCAGTGCAGGTAGGTCAGCAGCGTGTCCTGCATCGGTGTCATGGAATCGACTGACATCATGACGCTCAATGACGTAATGGCGACAATAGAGAACAAGAACAGCTTTTTGGCCCAGGCACGATCGTCGTTCGGGCGTTTGTAGCCGGATAACGCCATACCAAGCCACCAAACGCTGACCGCCGCGGCCACCACCAGGTATTTGTAACCAGCATAACCGCCGAGTGACAGCATCAACGTGGCAATCATAAACGCCAGGATATACAACGTAATATGGTGCTTCGCGACGGAAATGCCTTTGACGACCGGTAACACCGGAATATTCGCCGCCTGATAATCTTTAAAGCGGAAAATCGCAATGGCATAAGAGTGCGGCATCTGCCACAAACTGAAAATCAGCAGCAGGATCAGTGCACCAGCATCAAACTGATTACTCACCGCGCAGTAGCCGATAACCGGCGGTGCTGCACCGGACAGACTGCCAATCAACGTGCCATAAACCGAATGGCGCTTCATGTACAGGCTGTAAACACCGACGTATACCACAAACCCCATCACCGCCAGCCACATGGCCAGCGGATTTGCCGCAAGATACAGTAACGCGAAGCCAGCAATACCTAACAGCGACGCATAAACCAGCGTATTTTTAAGCGGAATCAGCCCCTTGACCAGAGCCCGATTCTTGGTCCTCTCCATTTTTTTGTCGATGTCACGATCGATAACGTTGTTAAAGACGCAACCAGATGCAACAACCAGCGATACCCCGATCAGGGTCGCGACAAACAGTGGATAGTTAATGGTGCCTTTGGCTGCCAGTAAAAATCCACCGATAACGGAAATCAGGTTGCCAAAAATAATGCCGGGTTTGGTGACCTGTAGGTATTGCTTAATCATCATGTAAAAGGCTCGGTTACTGAATCATCATATTGTGGTGCGCGTTCATCATGATCCAAATGGATCCCACCACCACAATTGCGATAATCAGGGCGGTAAACACGATGGCTACCAGATTCCAGCGCTCTTCTGATGAGGTGTTGAGATGCAGGAAGTACACCAGATGAACCAGGATCTGGATAACAGCGCAACCCAGCACGGTTAACAGAATGGCGCTATGGGACGCCGAACCATTCATCACCAGACCGAATGGAATGACGGTCAGGATGATGGACAGGACGAAACCAATCAGATAGGACTTCACGCTACCGTGGCTGGCGCCTGCATGATCGTGTGTGGAATGACTCATTACATCGCCCCCATCAGATAAACAACAGTGAAGACACAAATCCATACCACATCAAGGAAGTGCCAGAACAAGCTCAGGCACATCAGACGGGTTTTGTTCGTACTGGTCAGGCCGTATTTCGTTACCTGAGTCATCATGATGGCGATCCAGATAAGGCCTGAAGTCACGTGGATACCGTGAGTACCAACCAGCGCGAAGAAGGAAGACAGGAATGCACTGCGGTCAGGGCCTGCACCTTCTACGATCAGGTGGTGGAATTCATAGACTTCCATCCCGATAAACACCAGTCCGAACAGGAAGGTCAGACCCAGCCAGGCGTTAACCTGGCTCTTGTTACCTTTGTTCATGGCAATCATCGCCATGCCGTAAGTAATACTACTAAACAGCAGTGCGAAGGTTTCCACCAGCACGAACTTCAGATCGAACAGTTCTTTGCCCGTTGGGCCGCCAGCGGTACCGTTCACCAGAACGGAGTAGGTGGCGAACAACATCCCAAACAGGATGCAGTCGCTCATCAGGTAGATCCAGAAACCGAAAACCTTATTGGAACCGGTGTCGTGGTGCCCATGCTCGGCATGGGCTGCATTGTGATGAGTTAACGTATCAGTGGACATTTTTCACGCCTGCCTTGCTGAGTTTATCGAAGTTTTGATTTTCGATGTGTTCGACCTCGTTAACCGGCACGTAGTAGTCCACGTCCTGATTAAAGCTGTGGGCTATCCAGGTTACGATCATGCCCACAAAACCGATGATCGCCAGCCACCAGATGTACCAGATCATCGCAAAACCAAATACCAGACTGAATGCGGAGATGATTACGCCCGCACCGGTATTCCTCGGCATATGAATTTCTTCATACTGTGCCGGTTTGCGATAGGCTTCACCTTTTTCCTTCATTTCCCAGAACGCGTCGCGCTCCTGAATATGCGGCACGATGGCGAAGTTATAGAACGGCGGCGGTGAGGACGTTGCCCATTCCAGCGTGCGAGCATCCCACGGGTCGCCAGTCAGATCGCGGTTTTGATCGCGGTCGCGGATACTGACGGCAAACTGGATAATCTGGCACAGCACGCCGAGTGCAATCAGACCGGCGCCGACGGAAGCAACCACCAGCAGCGGGTGAAATTCCGGGTTGATCTGCTGGCTCAGACGACGCGTCATCCCCATGAAGCCCAGTGCGTACAGCGGCATAAAGGCAACGAAGAAGCCGATGATCCAGCACCAGAACGCGCGTTTACCCCAGGTTTCATTCAGCTTGAAGCCAAATGCTTTCGGGAACCAGTAAGTGATACCGGCAAAGCAGCCAAATACCACGCCACCGATGATCACGTTATGGAAGTGAGCAATCAGGAACAGACTGTTATGCAGTACAAAGTTAGCGCCCGGAACAGCCAGCAGTACCCCGGTCATACCACCGATGGAGAAGGTGATGATGAAACCGGTGGTCCACAGCATGGCGGAATGCGGTTGAATGCGCCCTTGATACATGGTGAACAGCCAGTTGAAGATTTTAACCCCGGTCGGGATTGAAATAATCATCGTCGCTATACCGAAGAAGGCGTTGACGTTGGCTCCAGAACCCATGGTAAAGAAGTGGTGCAGCCAAACGATGAACGACAGGACGGTAATCGCGATGGTTGCCCATACCAGTGAGGTATAGCCAAACAAGCGTTTTTTACAGAAGGTTGCCACCACTTCGGAGTAAATACCGAAGACCGGCAACACCAGAATGTACACTTCCGGATGGCCCCAGGCCCAAATCAGGTTGATGTACATCATCATGTTGCCACCCATATCATTGGTAAAGAAATGGGTGCCGAGGTAACGGTCCAGCGTCAGTAACGCAATGGTCACCGTCAGAATCGGGAACGCAGCAATAATCAGTATGTTGGTGCACAGCGCCGTCCAGGTAAACACCGGCATTTTCATCAGACTCATGCCAGGCGCGCGCATTTTCATGATGGTGGCGAAGAAGTTAACACCAGTCAGCGTCGTACCGACACCGGAAATCTGGAGACTCCATATCCAGTAGTCTACCCCCACACCGGGGCTGTACTCCTTACCCGACAACGGCGGATAGGCCACCCAACCGGTCTGAGCGAATTCCCCGATCCCCAACGACAGGTTGATCAGGATAACGCCGGCAACAAATAGCCAGAAGCTCAGTGAGTTCAGGAAGGGGAAGGCCACATCACGTGCGCCTATCTGCAATGGCACGGCCAGGTTCATCAGACCGACGACAAACGGCGTTGCCACGAAGAAAATCATGATAACGCCATGCGCGGTGAAGATCTGGTCATAGTGGTGAGGGGTTAGGAAACCTGCTTCACCAGCGGAAGCCAGCACTTGCTGACCACGCATCATCACGGCATCAGCAAAGCCACGCAGCATCATCACCAAGCCGACGATGATGTACATGATACCGATTTTCTTATGGTCTACAGAGGTGAACCACTCGGACCACAGCCATTTCCATTTACCGAAATAGGTAACGGCAGCCAGCAGCGCCAATCCACCTACAATGATTGCCGCCACCGTGACCATGATAATCGGCTCATGGTAGGGGATCGCATCAAGAGTTAATTTTCCGAACATCGTTTATCCCTCGACTCCTTTAATGAGAGGAGTGCTCGCTCATGTTCATGCCCTGGTGATTCTGCATGCCTTCTTCTTTTTTAGGCTCGCCTTCAGCACCATGCTGCATGTTCATGTTGTTGCCAATGAATTTGGTAATGATCTGGCGGAACAAATCAGGTTGTACCTGAGAGTAGTACTCTACCGGATGGTACTCGGTAGGTTTTGCCAGTTTGTTAAAGTCATTCATCGTGCTCAGCGTTTTGGATGACTTGCGTACATTCTCAACCCATTGGTCAAAGGCTTGCTGATCCGGGGTCGCAATGGCGGTGAACTTCATGCCAGAGAAACCTTGGCCACTGTAACCACCAGAGATACCGTCGTATTTGCCCGGCTCGTTGGCGATCAAGTGCAACTGGGTCTGCATGCCGGCCATGGCGTAGATCTGACCACCAAGACGCGGGATAAAGAAGGAGTTCATCACCGTGTCGGATGTAATCTTGAAATTGACCGGAACATTGGTCGGGAACGCCAGTTCATTGACCGTGGCGATGCCAAGATCCGGGTAAATGAACAACCATTTCCAATCAAGAGACACCACTTCAACATTAATGGGTTTGACCGTGGAATCCAAAGGCTTATACGGATCAAGCGAATGGGTAGTTTTCCAGGTGATCGTCCCAAGGATGAGGATAATGATGATAGGGACCGTCCAGACAACGGCTTCGATTTTGTTTGAGTGCGACCAGTTTGGCGTGTACTTCGCTTTTTCGTTGGAGGCTCTGAACTTCCAGGCGAAGGCAATCGTCATAATGATCACCGGGATAACAACGATCAGCATCAAACCGAGTGCTGTCAGTATCAACGAACGTTGCTCTAACCCGACTTGTCCTTTGGGGTTCATCAATGCCATATCGCAACCACTAAGGAGCAGTGTGGTGGCGATTAAAGACAACATCCCAAAAATTTTATTGTATTTCCTGAGTCTCATCTAGCGACCTCAATTACAAGGGCTCTATTGTCATTTCACGCGAGCGGGCATTTTACGGGAAGGTTACCGCACTGTAAACATCATTAAAGAGATGTCAGTCCGCTGTTTACAAATTTTGCCTGACCTGTCACACGTGAGCTACATTTCACAAAATTACTTTTAAAAACAGTGGGTAAACCGCCTACAGAAAAAGTATGTATCGCTTTTCAGGAATTACAACTCATTCCTGAATATTATTTTATCTGGGTGTTAATATTTCGTTTCTGTAACGTTGCGTAAATTAATGTGGGCGACAGGATTTATTAAAGGCAACGAAATAAATGTTTTTTTGCCCATGCCTGGAGAGAAAAATAATTTAATAAAGTGATAATAGATAATGAGGGGGTGTTTTTAGCGATATACCTTACCTGTTATCATCAGGCGATGAGGTGAGCGATTGCTCCTGCTTTGTCCTGACAGATGAACGCGTGAGGCAGTGCATAACCGTGTTCACATGTCATTGCTTTGTGCTGTCAGGTTTACCGGCGTTGTAAGGACCGGTAGTCAAGCAGTGCACCCAGCAACACCGCCATTGTCGCCAGTGTTGCGCCTGTCGCCATCAGCATGTTTTTGGCAAGTCCGCTCTCCAGCCAACCCAATCCCAGCATGCCCCAGACAAGCAGACCACCGATAAACACAATACAACCGATGAAAAACAGGCGGGAAGCCAATAGATAAAGGTGTGGATAGGCGTTACGACGCAGAAATTCGCCGCCTGATTGCACCTGTTCTAATGATGAACGACAGACACTCAGCAGGAGAAGTCCTGGGATAGCGATGATGATTGAAAACAGGTAAAACCAGGCCCACCCATACAGTTCTACAAACCAGCCAGCAATCGGACCGACATACACCCGCCCCACAGCCGACAGTGCGGACAACAAGGCGAACTGGGTGGCGGAAAATGATTTGTTACAAAGCGTCATTAATAGCGCCACAAAGGCGGCAGTTCCCATACCACCGCACAGGTTTTCCAGAAACACCGCGCAGGCCATGGTGAACAGGTGTTTATCGGTGATGGCTAGCAGCCAGTAACCGGCGTTCGAGACAGCCTGTAGCAGGCCGAACAACATCAATGACCGAAATAGCGTCCAGCGCTGCATCAACACACCGCCGTACAGCGCGCCGATAATGGTGGCGAACAAGCCCAGCGTCTTATTGACTAACCCGACATCGCCCGGATTGAAGCCGACTCCGCGAATTAAGAAAGGTGTACTGAGGCTGACGGCAAACGCATCCCCCAGTTTGTACAACACGATCAACAGTAGAATTAGCCAGGCATTATCGCGGCCGAAAAAATCTTTCAGCGGCGCTAAGACTGCCTGCTCCAGCGAGCGAGGGGCCGGTTCGCTCACGGCGGGTTCCGGCGACAGCCAGGTTGCCAGTGTGCACAGTAATAAAAGACCAGCCATCAGCCAGTAGGTGGCATGCCAGCCTAGAAAACGATCGGCTATCCATAATGCCAGCCCGCCGGAAACCAGCATCGCCAGGCGATAACCCAAAACAGAAATAGCTGCGCCGCTGCCACGTTCTTCTGGCGGCAACAAGTCGGTTTTATACGCATCAAACACAATGTCTTGTGAGGCGGAGCAGAATGCGATGATGACCGCCAGTAACGCCAGCCACCATAAATGATGCGATGGATCTACCGTGCCGATAGCGATGATGGTGGCTACCAGCAACAACTGTGTGACCAGTAGCCAGCCACGCCGACGTCCCATAAACGGAGGCGTGTAGCGATCCATCAGTGGCGACCACAAAAACTTGAAGACATACGCCTGCCCTACCAGAGAAAAGAAACCGATGGTTTTCAGGTCCACGTTTTCCACTGTCATCCACGCCTGCAACGTACCGGAGGTCAGAGCCAGTGGTAAACCAGAGGCGAACCCCAAAATCAGAAGAATGACACTGTTGCGTTCACGGAAAAGCGAAAAAAAGCGGCTGAGCATGCGAGGTCCTTTTCCCTTGCCCTGGGAAGGGCAAGGGAGGTGAGGCGGAATAAACCGTTACCGGGAGTTGGTTTTGATGAAGGTACTGATGCTGGTGTCCTGAGCCATATCACTGATGACATCGCTCAGCACCTGATTGACCGACTCGGTAATCTTGCTGTTCGTGGCGGTAAGCGCGCCTTGTACATTATAGCTGGCACGGTAGTTCTTGATTTGCTTATTGCCATTGGCGGCTTGTGCGATGATAGAAATATCGGCACGGGTGGTAATGTTGTAGCGCAGGTTCCCTTCGGAAACATCCGCATACAGCTTGTTAACCACCACTTGCAGTGCCACCGGACCGCCAGTGCCTATCATATAACCACGGGCAGACATCTGTTTCTCCAGCACTTCCTGCAACAGGAACCGCAGATCGCGTGATGGCATCAGCGTGATCAGTTGGCCGTCGCGATTGACCCTTGCCAGCGACTGGTCAGCACGTTGGTCTGCGCCATTAATGCTGATAGTGACCCCCATCAGAGTTGGATCCTGCGACGGCAGGGCAATTTTCGGGGTGACATCCAGCGTGTTGCTTTTACTGGCGCATCCTGCCAGCACAAGTGCGGCGAACAACGGGAAAATGAATTTTTTTAACATGTGTGTCTTCTCGTCATAAAACGGTGGTTGGCGGATAAATATAGTTCGGTATCATATCATCGTCTTGGACAAGGGAAAGAGCAGAAAGTGGCCAGTATCCTGCTGAGCTTGCATCATTTTTTCCATTGTGTTTGACGTAAAGGCGGTCTGGCACCGACGACTGGCATTTCGGCGAGATGCATTTCGGCGAGATGGCGAGATATAGTGCAGTCCGCAGCCACGTATCCAGACCAGCGATGATTCCATTAATAATCAAAAAATGACTGAAATTGAAGTGGATAAGCGTGCAATCAGTAATAAAGGCCGCTTTGTCGAGAGCAGTTTCACTGATACCTGAAAAAGGTCACCCTATGATTCGCGAAACAATAGAAGCTAAGTTGCGTACCGAGTTCGAACCGCAACACATTGAAGTGATTAATGAAAGTTATCGCCATAATGTACCCGCTGGTTCAGAGAGCCACTTCAAAGTGGTGCTGGTCAGCGAGCGTTTCT from Dickeya zeae NCPPB 2538 encodes the following:
- the panE gene encoding 2-dehydropantoate 2-reductase, coding for MKITVLGCGAIGQLWLNALHRQGHDVQGWLRIPQVSCQINVTMLSGERCNLNLTANNAEHLAQSELLLVTLKAWQVSDALVTLLPRLRPDCTILLLHNGMGTWEELPSISQPLLLGVTTHAARRDVSTVVHVAAGVTHIGSLGRTTHREEEQSQLAETLHQALPDVAWHTHIAATCWLKLAANCVINPLTVQYQCTNGELQAYPEKIAVLCQEVALVMDREGFHTSSESLLLYVNQIIQNTAANTSSMRQDVLAQRHTEIDYITGYLLRRARAHGLALPENNRLFDYIKRKENEYDRLGSGLSGAW
- a CDS encoding YajQ family cyclic di-GMP-binding protein, encoding MPSFDIVSEIDMQEVRNAVENATRELGTRWDFRNVPASFELNEKAQTIKATSESDFQVKQLIEIIREKLAKRGIEGGSLDIPEDMEHSGKTYSVEAKLKQGIETTLAKKIVKLIKDSKLKVQAQIQGEQVRVTGKSRDDLQGVIALIRGADLGQPFQFNNFRD
- a CDS encoding MFS transporter; the protein is MNDNRMTPIEQRATWGLGLVFSLRMLGMFMVLPVLTTYGMALQGASESLIGIAIGIYGLMQAIFQIPFGLMSDRIGRKPLIVGGLLIFVLGSVIAALSHSIWGIILGRALQGSGAISAAVMALLSDLTREQNRTKAMAFIGVSFGITFAIAMVVGPIVTHALGLNALFWGIALLALLAIAITLAVIPSAPSHVLNRESAIVRGGVAKVLANPRLLKLNFSIMCLHILLMSSFVALPRVMEQAGLAPQDHWKVYLTTMLISFAAVVPFVIYAEVKRRMKQVFIVCVMIIIAAELVLLQAGNHALWQLFIGIQLFFLGFNVMEALLPSLISKESPAGYKGTAMGVYSTTQFMGVAIGGSLGGALYDLHGASLVFSAGALLGVVWLLVSVTMQEPPYLSSLRITLPDEALRDNKLSDKLQQHPGVADVVIVPDELSAYVKIDRSKTNRQQLEQLVGQTAKLA
- the cyoE gene encoding heme o synthase codes for the protein MIKQYLQVTKPGIIFGNLISVIGGFLLAAKGTINYPLFVATLIGVSLVVASGCVFNNVIDRDIDKKMERTKNRALVKGLIPLKNTLVYASLLGIAGFALLYLAANPLAMWLAVMGFVVYVGVYSLYMKRHSVYGTLIGSLSGAAPPVIGYCAVSNQFDAGALILLLIFSLWQMPHSYAIAIFRFKDYQAANIPVLPVVKGISVAKHHITLYILAFMIATLMLSLGGYAGYKYLVVAAAVSVWWLGMALSGYKRPNDDRAWAKKLFLFSIVAITSLSVMMSVDSMTPMQDTLLTYLH
- a CDS encoding cytochrome o ubiquinol oxidase subunit IV produces the protein MSHSTHDHAGASHGSVKSYLIGFVLSIILTVIPFGLVMNGSASHSAILLTVLGCAVIQILVHLVYFLHLNTSSEERWNLVAIVFTALIIAIVVVGSIWIMMNAHHNMMIQ
- a CDS encoding cytochrome o ubiquinol oxidase subunit III translates to MSTDTLTHHNAAHAEHGHHDTGSNKVFGFWIYLMSDCILFGMLFATYSVLVNGTAGGPTGKELFDLKFVLVETFALLFSSITYGMAMIAMNKGNKSQVNAWLGLTFLFGLVFIGMEVYEFHHLIVEGAGPDRSAFLSSFFALVGTHGIHVTSGLIWIAIMMTQVTKYGLTSTNKTRLMCLSLFWHFLDVVWICVFTVVYLMGAM
- the cyoB gene encoding cytochrome o ubiquinol oxidase subunit I, with translation MFGKLTLDAIPYHEPIIMVTVAAIIVGGLALLAAVTYFGKWKWLWSEWFTSVDHKKIGIMYIIVGLVMMLRGFADAVMMRGQQVLASAGEAGFLTPHHYDQIFTAHGVIMIFFVATPFVVGLMNLAVPLQIGARDVAFPFLNSLSFWLFVAGVILINLSLGIGEFAQTGWVAYPPLSGKEYSPGVGVDYWIWSLQISGVGTTLTGVNFFATIMKMRAPGMSLMKMPVFTWTALCTNILIIAAFPILTVTIALLTLDRYLGTHFFTNDMGGNMMMYINLIWAWGHPEVYILVLPVFGIYSEVVATFCKKRLFGYTSLVWATIAITVLSFIVWLHHFFTMGSGANVNAFFGIATMIISIPTGVKIFNWLFTMYQGRIQPHSAMLWTTGFIITFSIGGMTGVLLAVPGANFVLHNSLFLIAHFHNVIIGGVVFGCFAGITYWFPKAFGFKLNETWGKRAFWCWIIGFFVAFMPLYALGFMGMTRRLSQQINPEFHPLLVVASVGAGLIALGVLCQIIQFAVSIRDRDQNRDLTGDPWDARTLEWATSSPPPFYNFAIVPHIQERDAFWEMKEKGEAYRKPAQYEEIHMPRNTGAGVIISAFSLVFGFAMIWYIWWLAIIGFVGMIVTWIAHSFNQDVDYYVPVNEVEHIENQNFDKLSKAGVKNVH
- the cyoA gene encoding cytochrome o ubiquinol oxidase subunit II, with translation MRLRKYNKIFGMLSLIATTLLLSGCDMALMNPKGQVGLEQRSLILTALGLMLIVVIPVIIMTIAFAWKFRASNEKAKYTPNWSHSNKIEAVVWTVPIIIILILGTITWKTTHSLDPYKPLDSTVKPINVEVVSLDWKWLFIYPDLGIATVNELAFPTNVPVNFKITSDTVMNSFFIPRLGGQIYAMAGMQTQLHLIANEPGKYDGISGGYSGQGFSGMKFTAIATPDQQAFDQWVENVRKSSKTLSTMNDFNKLAKPTEYHPVEYYSQVQPDLFRQIITKFIGNNMNMQHGAEGEPKKEEGMQNHQGMNMSEHSSH
- the ampG gene encoding muropeptide MFS transporter AmpG; its protein translation is MLSRFFSLFRERNSVILLILGFASGLPLALTSGTLQAWMTVENVDLKTIGFFSLVGQAYVFKFLWSPLMDRYTPPFMGRRRGWLLVTQLLLVATIIAIGTVDPSHHLWWLALLAVIIAFCSASQDIVFDAYKTDLLPPEERGSGAAISVLGYRLAMLVSGGLALWIADRFLGWHATYWLMAGLLLLCTLATWLSPEPAVSEPAPRSLEQAVLAPLKDFFGRDNAWLILLLIVLYKLGDAFAVSLSTPFLIRGVGFNPGDVGLVNKTLGLFATIIGALYGGVLMQRWTLFRSLMLFGLLQAVSNAGYWLLAITDKHLFTMACAVFLENLCGGMGTAAFVALLMTLCNKSFSATQFALLSALSAVGRVYVGPIAGWFVELYGWAWFYLFSIIIAIPGLLLLSVCRSSLEQVQSGGEFLRRNAYPHLYLLASRLFFIGCIVFIGGLLVWGMLGLGWLESGLAKNMLMATGATLATMAVLLGALLDYRSLQRR
- a CDS encoding lipoprotein → MLKKFIFPLFAALVLAGCASKSNTLDVTPKIALPSQDPTLMGVTISINGADQRADQSLARVNRDGQLITLMPSRDLRFLLQEVLEKQMSARGYMIGTGGPVALQVVVNKLYADVSEGNLRYNITTRADISIIAQAANGNKQIKNYRASYNVQGALTATNSKITESVNQVLSDVISDMAQDTSISTFIKTNSR